Proteins encoded together in one Mycobacterium noviomagense window:
- a CDS encoding mannosyltransferase, whose product MSVSTAEQPAQTAVAEPPVPSRRGGRLLDPLLIAALAAVISAAGASRPSLWFDEGATISASASRSLSELWRLLGHIDAVHGLYYLVMHGWFTVFPPTEFWSRVPSCLAIGAAAAGVVVFTKQFCPRTTAVCAGAVFAILPRATWAGIEARSYAFSAAAAVWLTVLLVACVRRHRPRLWLLYALALALSVLLNVYHVLLVLAYAAVMPLIARRRSAVVWWAVSSAVVVGALTPFMLFAHGQRYQVSWIFPINWHNVIDVTQHQYFDNSVPFAVLSAAVIVAAIALRVTQKRRPAGQTRTLLLLCAAWMAIPTAVSLIYSAISEPMYYARYLFFTAPAMAVVLAVCVVTITTKPWAVTGVLIVFAATAFPNYLLSQRSPYAKEGWDYSQVADVVSAHATPGDCLLVDNTVFWAPGPIRALLATRPAAFKPLIDVERGAPKADRGTLWDGHVAVWLVTDKLKKCTTVWTITNHDTTLPDHQIGRSLPPGPVFGRAPAYQFPRKLGFRIVERWQLHRTQVLKSTH is encoded by the coding sequence ATGTCCGTGTCGACAGCCGAGCAGCCCGCACAGACAGCGGTCGCCGAGCCGCCCGTGCCTTCACGCCGTGGCGGCAGGCTGCTCGACCCCTTGCTGATCGCGGCACTGGCTGCTGTCATCAGCGCTGCGGGCGCAAGTCGGCCGTCGCTGTGGTTCGACGAGGGAGCCACCATCTCGGCGTCGGCGAGCCGTTCACTATCGGAACTGTGGCGGCTGCTGGGCCACATCGACGCCGTGCATGGCCTCTACTACCTGGTGATGCACGGCTGGTTCACCGTGTTTCCCCCGACCGAGTTCTGGTCGCGCGTACCCAGTTGCCTGGCCATCGGCGCCGCGGCGGCAGGTGTCGTCGTGTTTACCAAGCAGTTCTGTCCGCGCACGACTGCGGTGTGCGCAGGTGCGGTCTTCGCGATACTCCCCCGCGCGACTTGGGCCGGAATCGAGGCCCGCTCGTATGCGTTTTCCGCTGCCGCCGCGGTCTGGCTGACCGTGCTGCTGGTCGCTTGCGTGCGGCGGCACCGGCCGCGGCTGTGGCTCCTGTACGCGCTGGCGCTGGCACTGTCGGTGCTGCTCAACGTCTACCACGTACTTCTGGTGCTGGCTTACGCGGCGGTGATGCCGCTGATCGCCCGCAGGAGGTCTGCCGTCGTCTGGTGGGCGGTCTCGTCGGCCGTCGTGGTGGGTGCCTTGACACCGTTCATGCTGTTCGCCCACGGCCAGCGGTATCAGGTGTCCTGGATCTTTCCCATCAACTGGCACAACGTCATCGACGTCACCCAGCACCAATACTTCGACAACAGCGTCCCTTTCGCGGTGCTCTCGGCCGCGGTGATCGTCGCCGCGATCGCGCTTCGGGTGACCCAGAAGCGGCGCCCGGCCGGACAGACGCGGACGTTGTTGCTGTTGTGTGCGGCGTGGATGGCGATCCCCACCGCTGTCAGCCTGATCTATTCGGCGATCAGCGAACCGATGTATTACGCGCGCTATCTGTTCTTCACCGCGCCCGCGATGGCCGTCGTCTTGGCGGTGTGCGTTGTCACGATTACCACCAAGCCGTGGGCCGTCACCGGTGTGCTGATCGTGTTCGCGGCCACCGCTTTCCCGAATTACCTGCTGTCGCAACGGAGCCCGTATGCCAAAGAGGGCTGGGACTACAGCCAGGTGGCCGATGTCGTCAGCGCGCATGCAACCCCGGGCGACTGTCTGCTGGTCGACAACACGGTGTTTTGGGCACCCGGGCCGATCCGCGCACTGCTGGCCACCCGGCCGGCCGCGTTCAAACCGCTGATCGACGTGGAACGCGGCGCCCCCAAAGCCGACCGCGGCACGCTGTGGGACGGCCACGTCGCGGTGTGGCTCGTCACGGACAAGCTCAAGAAGTGCACCACGGTATGGACGATCACCAACCACGACACGACACTGCCCGACCATCAGATCGGGCGATCGCTGCCGCCGGGACCGGTTTTCGGGCGCGCGCCTGCGTATCAGTTTCCCCGCAAGCTCGGCTTCCGCATTGTCGAGCGCTGGCAACTCCACCGGACCCAGGTGCTCAAGTCGACGCACTGA
- a CDS encoding universal stress protein — MSAYRTVVVGTDGSDSSLRAVDRAGHIAGANAKLIVASAYLPQPDDPRAADALKDESYKVSGTGPIYSILREARDRAKAAGAKNVEERAVVGAPVDALVGLAEEVDADLLVVGNVGLNTIAGRLLGSVPANVSRRAKTDVLIVHTTP, encoded by the coding sequence ATGAGCGCCTATCGGACCGTGGTGGTAGGAACCGACGGCTCGGACTCGTCGCTGCGCGCGGTGGACCGGGCAGGCCACATCGCGGGGGCGAACGCGAAGTTGATCGTCGCGTCGGCGTACTTGCCCCAACCAGACGATCCTCGAGCCGCGGACGCGTTGAAGGACGAGAGCTACAAGGTGTCGGGAACCGGCCCGATCTACTCGATCTTGCGCGAAGCGCGGGACCGCGCCAAGGCCGCCGGCGCGAAGAACGTCGAAGAACGGGCGGTCGTCGGCGCACCTGTGGACGCGCTGGTCGGACTCGCCGAGGAGGTCGACGCCGATCTCCTGGTCGTCGGCAACGTCGGCTTGAACACCATCGCCGGCCGCCTGCTGGGCTCAGTGCCGGCCAACGTTTCACGCCGAGC